gagctggaccccaacaagtgctaaacacctctgggaactccttcaagactgttggagaagcatttcaggtgacgacctcttgaagctcatcgagagaatgccaagagtgtgcaaagcagtaatcagagcaaagaaactagaatataaaacatgttttcagttatttcacctttttttgttaagtacgtaactccacatgtgttcattcatagttttgatgccttcagtgagaatctaccaacgtaaatggtcatgaaaataaagaacacacattgaatgagaaggtgtccaaacttctagcccgtactgtatataaaaatagAAACAGCAGGGACGTACCTTCAGGACAGTAGGGGAACATCTTCTCAATCTCGGGGTACTCCTCCTTACAGGGTTCGAGAACCTTCCCATGTACTGCAGGCCTTGGTCCCGCCACTGGAGCCTTAACCTTCCGAACATCGGAGATGATCTTCAGCGGGGTGCCCACAGAGTTGTGCCTCGAAGGCAGAGAAAGGCCATGGTTCACCTTGGGCGTCTTTGAGCCTTTCCTAGAGAAAGCTTCTCCTTCAACATTGACGAGCACattaaaatccaaaaaaatacatatatgaTACAGATTGAGGTAGTCCTGAACACTTTACCCGGATGTGAGGGGATCCGGGAGAGCGGTTTAACCCCTGCGCCGCTGTACGtgctgttctcctgatccaggtAAACCGCGGCGCTCATCCTGCCCGTCGCTGAGACCAGGTGCTACGGGACACTTTGTAAAAAATGGAACAGCCACAATCTACGGAAAAACTGCAGCGTCACACAGAGTTAGAGATAAAAGCCAAGCAGAggcacaatgacaaatcacttcaacaaagacatgcacacacaaaaaaaataatttcgtctagcacttaattcccctgcatgttctattcttgacaagttgggccttatcagggctctcatTTATGTAactcaaaatcaatagaaaccgaacgagaattgctggtgtcttcctcttgtaagtcgctttggataaaagtaaagaaaagtaaagagcCAGCAGTGCCGGGGTCTGGGGGCATCATTCAAACGCATATAAATACCGACCAGCAGCTACAGAAAATATAATATCCTGCCATTATCTTACGTTCATGTAGCACTAAACAACGTCAGAAAGACCCGCGACGCCGGTACCTGTCGAACAGAAGCCACAAGTCAGCTGATTCGGTGTAGAAGAGCTTAACACTTCCACGCTGTCACCTCGACAGCAACCGCCGCggcttttaaaaaacaaagctcggttctgattggtcaaaatTCACGACGtcagaagccatgtgattgaaACCGACCAATCACAGCCCATAGGCCCTCTGTGTGACGAAACATTTCAACGTCATATTTGCACAGATGCACATTAATAGCAACAAGGATTTGCAGTTCCCTTTTAGAATTCTGTGCGATATGTGAAGTAAAttgtgggaaatttacattgtcatggcagaaaagacaagagcagcaaaaaaaaaaaaaaatagcataaaGACTATGCACAGTAAAATAGAAAACGTTCACTATACAAATCAATAATATAAATAGTataatagtaaaaataaatcaaaagaacataatgaaataaaaccaaataaataaatgtgtgctttgcatttaaaataaagagagaaataaattaataagtTCCACTAAACAGCCCAT
The window above is part of the Denticeps clupeoides chromosome 6, fDenClu1.1, whole genome shotgun sequence genome. Proteins encoded here:
- the pttg1 gene encoding securin, translating into MSAAVYLDQENSTYSGAGVKPLSRIPSHPGEAFSRKGSKTPKVNHGLSLPSRHNSVGTPLKIISDVRKVKAPVAGPRPAVHGKVLEPCKEEYPEIEKMFPYCPEEFEEHGVVDVLYLSRLPLAGLPAVSWDGVPVEDDIALDRCRSPRPDRMSLADFTEEIELILQAVDFPPEEDFV